One Microcaecilia unicolor chromosome 4, aMicUni1.1, whole genome shotgun sequence genomic region harbors:
- the ACOD1 gene encoding cis-aconitate decarboxylase isoform X1 yields the protein MLAKSVTGSFARVIHDLNVGHLSQSVVQRSKRMILDTLGVGLLGTSTEVFHRAVQYGKIFNSDVCSTVWGQPDLQLPPLYAAFANGVAVHSMDFDDTWHPATHPSGAVLPTLIAISEALVPKQKLSGLDLLLAFNIGIEVQGRLMRFSKEASNIPKRFHPPAVVGTMGSAAAAAKLLNLDQVQCREALAIAASYSGAPMANAATQTKPLHIGNAARHGLEAACLAFLGLEGNKEILDLESGFGAFYADYSPQCLPPLESYSWLLEQQDVAIKRFPAHLGMHWVADAASSVRKLIVGQDEILPTECIHKIVLKVPDAKYVNRPFPKSEHEARHSFQFNACSALLDGDVSVQSFSDHSITRPQLKELLGKVHTEHPMDNQPNFEKLYCEVSVTLKNGHTFSERCDTFYGHWRKPLSKEDLVKKFKFNASTALSKEAVEGIVETVNKLEEVADCSILSEFLRLRDQTSYSSQLSQ from the exons ATGCTTGCTAAG TCTGTCACAGGAAGCTTTGCCAGAGTGATCCATGATTTAAATGTGGGCCATCTCAGCCAGTCAGTGGTTCAGAGGAGCAAGCGGATGATTTTGGATACTCTCGGTGTGGGACTGCTGGGCACCAGTACCGAGGTCTTCCACAGAGCTGTGCAGTATGGCAAG ATATTTAATTctgatgtatgcagcactgtgtgGGGCCAGCCGGACCTGCAACTTCCTCCGCTGTATGCTGCTTTTGCAAATGGAGTTGCT GTTCACTCAATGGATTTTGATGATACATGGCACCCTGCTACACACCCATCTGGGGCGGTTCTGCCCACTCTGATTGCTATATCAGAAGCCTTGGTACCAAAGCAGAAACTGTCAGGCCTGGACCTGCTTTTAGCTTTCAACATTGGCATTGAAGTACAAGGCAGACTCATGCGCTTCTCCAAGGAGGCCAGCAACATTCCAAAACG GTTTCACCCTCCAGCAGTTGTTGGCACTATGGGGAGTGCTGCGGCAGCAGCTAAGCTACTAAACCTGGACCAGGTTCAATGTAGAGAAGCTCTGGCCATTGCTGCTTCATATTCGGGTGCTCCGATGGCTAATGCAGCAACACAAACCAAGCCACTTCACATTGGCAATGCAGCTCGGCATGGCCTAGAAGCTGCCTGCTTGGCGTTCTTGGGTCTTGAAGGAAACAAAGAAATACTGGATTTGGAATCAGGTTTTGGAGCTTTTTATGCAGATTACAGCCCCCAATGTCTGCCACCGTTGGAATCATACTCCTGGCTGCTCGAACAGCAAGATGTAGCCATCAAGCGCTTCCCCGCACATCTGGGAATGCATTGGGTGGCAGATGCAGCCTCTTCTGTTCGGAAGCTCATAGTGGGGCAGGATGAGATCCTCCCCACTGAGTGCATTCACAAAATTGTTCTCAAAGTCCCGGACGCTAAGTATGTGAATCGACCCTTTCCAAAGTCAGAGCATGAAGCTCGGCATTCATTCCAGTTCAATGCGTGCTCAGCTCTGCTGGACGGCGATGTATCCGTTCAGTCGTTCAGTGACCACAGCATCACTAGGCCACAGCTGAAGGAGCTATTAGGTAAAGTGCACACAGAGCACCCTATGGACAATCAGCCTAATTTTGAGAAGCTTTACTGTGAGGTGAGCGTGACACTGAAGAATGGTCACACATTCAGTGAACGCTGCGATACGTTCTACGGTCATTGGAGGAAGCCTCTAAGCAAGGAGGATCTGGTGAAAAAATTCAAATTCAATGCTTCCACTGCTCTTTCAAAGGAGGCGGTGGAAGGAATTGTGGAGACAGTAAATAAATTAGAAGAAGTAGCTGATTGTTCTATATTAAGTGAATTCCTTAGATTGAGGGATCAAACCAGCTACTCATCACAGCTTTCACAGTGA
- the ACOD1 gene encoding cis-aconitate decarboxylase isoform X2, whose amino-acid sequence MILDTLGVGLLGTSTEVFHRAVQYGKIFNSDVCSTVWGQPDLQLPPLYAAFANGVAVHSMDFDDTWHPATHPSGAVLPTLIAISEALVPKQKLSGLDLLLAFNIGIEVQGRLMRFSKEASNIPKRFHPPAVVGTMGSAAAAAKLLNLDQVQCREALAIAASYSGAPMANAATQTKPLHIGNAARHGLEAACLAFLGLEGNKEILDLESGFGAFYADYSPQCLPPLESYSWLLEQQDVAIKRFPAHLGMHWVADAASSVRKLIVGQDEILPTECIHKIVLKVPDAKYVNRPFPKSEHEARHSFQFNACSALLDGDVSVQSFSDHSITRPQLKELLGKVHTEHPMDNQPNFEKLYCEVSVTLKNGHTFSERCDTFYGHWRKPLSKEDLVKKFKFNASTALSKEAVEGIVETVNKLEEVADCSILSEFLRLRDQTSYSSQLSQ is encoded by the exons ATGATTTTGGATACTCTCGGTGTGGGACTGCTGGGCACCAGTACCGAGGTCTTCCACAGAGCTGTGCAGTATGGCAAG ATATTTAATTctgatgtatgcagcactgtgtgGGGCCAGCCGGACCTGCAACTTCCTCCGCTGTATGCTGCTTTTGCAAATGGAGTTGCT GTTCACTCAATGGATTTTGATGATACATGGCACCCTGCTACACACCCATCTGGGGCGGTTCTGCCCACTCTGATTGCTATATCAGAAGCCTTGGTACCAAAGCAGAAACTGTCAGGCCTGGACCTGCTTTTAGCTTTCAACATTGGCATTGAAGTACAAGGCAGACTCATGCGCTTCTCCAAGGAGGCCAGCAACATTCCAAAACG GTTTCACCCTCCAGCAGTTGTTGGCACTATGGGGAGTGCTGCGGCAGCAGCTAAGCTACTAAACCTGGACCAGGTTCAATGTAGAGAAGCTCTGGCCATTGCTGCTTCATATTCGGGTGCTCCGATGGCTAATGCAGCAACACAAACCAAGCCACTTCACATTGGCAATGCAGCTCGGCATGGCCTAGAAGCTGCCTGCTTGGCGTTCTTGGGTCTTGAAGGAAACAAAGAAATACTGGATTTGGAATCAGGTTTTGGAGCTTTTTATGCAGATTACAGCCCCCAATGTCTGCCACCGTTGGAATCATACTCCTGGCTGCTCGAACAGCAAGATGTAGCCATCAAGCGCTTCCCCGCACATCTGGGAATGCATTGGGTGGCAGATGCAGCCTCTTCTGTTCGGAAGCTCATAGTGGGGCAGGATGAGATCCTCCCCACTGAGTGCATTCACAAAATTGTTCTCAAAGTCCCGGACGCTAAGTATGTGAATCGACCCTTTCCAAAGTCAGAGCATGAAGCTCGGCATTCATTCCAGTTCAATGCGTGCTCAGCTCTGCTGGACGGCGATGTATCCGTTCAGTCGTTCAGTGACCACAGCATCACTAGGCCACAGCTGAAGGAGCTATTAGGTAAAGTGCACACAGAGCACCCTATGGACAATCAGCCTAATTTTGAGAAGCTTTACTGTGAGGTGAGCGTGACACTGAAGAATGGTCACACATTCAGTGAACGCTGCGATACGTTCTACGGTCATTGGAGGAAGCCTCTAAGCAAGGAGGATCTGGTGAAAAAATTCAAATTCAATGCTTCCACTGCTCTTTCAAAGGAGGCGGTGGAAGGAATTGTGGAGACAGTAAATAAATTAGAAGAAGTAGCTGATTGTTCTATATTAAGTGAATTCCTTAGATTGAGGGATCAAACCAGCTACTCATCACAGCTTTCACAGTGA